In a single window of the Pseudodesulfovibrio profundus genome:
- a CDS encoding ABC transporter substrate-binding protein, translated as MKAVQQIWGMVWVTVLCLLFPTQSIGAERTRVAFLNPGGPGDAFFQPMTDFMQAAADDLGFELTVYYANRNHVLYDENIHRLFSTQPLPEYIIGTNARGSGKELLKVAEAAGVKTLFVNQGFIDVEQIVVGTPGERYKQWLFEYIPDDINAGYLLAKTLLDEAVEHSSDGTVEVLAITGHEESAASVLRLRGLKEALVEYPGVRLNQAVHADWKRDKAKKLTRRLLERYPSTSVVWSASDVMAHGVCEALRETGRNPGSDVLVGGVDWADSALDSLRKKEFTASVGGHFMDGGWALVMLYDMMHGIKPDKMGRSSFSVLTVDNVDIYAKLREQSWAAIDFRAFSKHQNPELTQYNFGLEAVLKQLQ; from the coding sequence ATGAAGGCGGTACAACAAATATGGGGAATGGTATGGGTGACAGTGCTATGCCTGTTGTTCCCCACGCAATCCATTGGTGCAGAACGCACTAGGGTGGCGTTCCTCAACCCGGGTGGCCCGGGTGATGCGTTTTTCCAACCCATGACCGATTTCATGCAGGCGGCAGCCGATGATCTCGGGTTCGAGCTGACAGTCTATTACGCCAATCGGAATCATGTCCTGTACGACGAGAACATCCACCGGCTGTTCAGCACACAGCCTCTCCCCGAATACATAATCGGCACGAATGCGCGTGGTTCCGGCAAGGAACTCCTCAAGGTCGCCGAAGCTGCCGGAGTAAAAACGCTTTTTGTCAATCAGGGATTCATCGATGTGGAACAGATAGTCGTCGGCACCCCGGGTGAACGCTATAAGCAGTGGCTTTTCGAGTACATTCCGGATGATATCAACGCTGGCTATCTGTTGGCAAAGACACTGCTTGATGAGGCGGTTGAGCACAGCAGCGATGGAACTGTCGAGGTTCTCGCCATTACCGGACATGAAGAATCCGCGGCCTCAGTCCTCAGGTTGCGTGGATTGAAGGAAGCGTTGGTCGAATACCCGGGCGTACGTCTGAATCAGGCCGTGCATGCTGATTGGAAACGAGACAAGGCCAAAAAACTCACACGTCGGCTGTTGGAGCGGTACCCGTCCACCAGCGTTGTCTGGAGTGCCAGTGACGTGATGGCGCATGGTGTCTGCGAAGCGCTTCGCGAGACTGGACGGAATCCCGGGAGTGATGTCCTTGTCGGTGGCGTGGACTGGGCTGATTCAGCTCTCGACAGTCTCCGAAAAAAGGAATTCACCGCATCGGTCGGCGGCCACTTCATGGATGGCGGTTGGGCGCTGGTCATGTTGTATGACATGATGCACGGCATTAAGCCGGACAAGATGGGGCGCTCATCCTTTTCTGTTTTGACTGTCGATAATGTTGATATCTACGCAAAATTGCGGGAACAAAGTTGGGCAGCCATCGACTTTCGAGCCTTTTCCAAACACCAGAATCCCGAACTTACGCAATACAACTTCGGCCTTGAAGCGGTCCTCAAGCAGTTGCAGTAA
- the rlmN gene encoding 23S rRNA (adenine(2503)-C(2))-methyltransferase RlmN, which produces MQNLIELNKNDLEAFVVEDLKLPRFRSEQLWQWLWQKRVRTIDDMTNLSKPLREQLKGMAEIVWPEIAKVQQSKDGTIKFLLRLADGKLVETVLIPMQDRYSQCLSTQVGCAMGCTFCNTGLLGFERNLTYGEIMGQILVGRQYLEDQGMNPLKNLVFMGMGEPLLNLDTLLRVLDDLPCERGLSLSWRRSMVSTVGFPDKLRILGEREVALPAISLHAPTQELRAKIMPKAAKVHLNDLMAALKAYPMRPRERITFEYLLLKDVNDSLEHADQLARLIDRKKGKINLIAYNPIEGMPYGAPDRDKVEAFEKRLWDHGLTAFIRRSMGSDIKAACGQLKAEDVQ; this is translated from the coding sequence CCTTATTGAGCTAAATAAAAACGATCTCGAAGCCTTTGTGGTGGAAGATCTCAAGTTGCCCCGATTCCGGTCGGAGCAGCTCTGGCAGTGGCTGTGGCAAAAACGCGTCAGAACCATTGACGACATGACCAATCTCTCCAAGCCGCTGCGCGAACAGCTCAAGGGCATGGCTGAAATCGTCTGGCCTGAAATAGCCAAAGTTCAGCAATCCAAAGACGGCACCATCAAATTTCTTCTCCGACTGGCTGACGGCAAGCTGGTGGAAACAGTCCTCATCCCCATGCAGGATCGCTACTCGCAATGTCTGTCCACTCAGGTCGGATGCGCCATGGGCTGCACTTTCTGCAACACGGGACTGCTCGGTTTCGAGCGCAACCTGACCTACGGCGAGATCATGGGACAGATTCTGGTAGGACGCCAGTATCTGGAAGATCAGGGAATGAATCCCCTGAAGAATCTCGTATTCATGGGCATGGGCGAACCACTGCTCAACCTCGACACGCTTCTTCGGGTCCTCGACGACCTGCCATGTGAACGGGGGTTGTCTCTTTCCTGGCGTCGGTCCATGGTTTCCACTGTCGGCTTTCCCGACAAACTCCGCATTCTGGGTGAACGGGAAGTGGCACTGCCAGCCATCTCGCTTCATGCGCCCACGCAGGAACTCCGCGCCAAGATCATGCCTAAGGCGGCCAAGGTCCACCTGAACGACCTCATGGCCGCACTCAAGGCCTATCCCATGCGCCCACGAGAACGGATAACCTTCGAGTACCTGCTGCTCAAGGATGTCAACGACTCGCTGGAACACGCTGACCAGTTGGCCCGCCTCATTGACCGCAAAAAAGGAAAGATCAACCTGATCGCCTACAATCCCATCGAAGGCATGCCCTACGGTGCGCCGGATCGAGACAAGGTCGAAGCCTTTGAAAAACGGTTATGGGATCATGGTCTTACAGCGTTCATCCGCCGCTCCATGGGATCGGATATCAAGGCAGCCTGCGGTCAATTGAAAGCTGAAGACGTTCAGTAG